One Desulfobacterales bacterium genomic window carries:
- a CDS encoding ATP-binding protein encodes MKSHQYSFELKNDLSELETLCQHLNKFGQDTGLSEACLTDINICLDELFTNIVCYGFKDKLEHLTLFLLQLSKDVLTVVIEDEGVAFNPLEKKDPEIPDDLKDVRIGGLGIHIVRKLMDELHYERKDSRNKLTLKKRV; translated from the coding sequence ATGAAATCACACCAATATTCGTTTGAGCTCAAAAACGACCTGTCCGAACTGGAAACCCTATGCCAGCATTTGAATAAATTTGGCCAGGATACCGGGCTATCGGAGGCCTGCCTCACCGATATCAATATCTGCCTGGATGAACTGTTCACCAATATCGTCTGTTATGGTTTTAAAGACAAGTTAGAGCATCTCACTCTATTTTTACTGCAGCTGAGCAAAGATGTGCTGACGGTAGTCATTGAAGACGAAGGGGTGGCTTTCAATCCGCTTGAAAAAAAAGATCCGGAAATCCCCGACGATCTGAAAGATGTCAGAATTGGCGGCCTCGGAATACATATTGTCAGAAAATTAATGGATGAACTTCACTATGAAAGAAAAGACAGTAGAAATAAGTTGACCTTAAAAAAAAGGGTCTAA
- a CDS encoding STAS domain-containing protein, with protein MEIEHRVENEILIFAIKGRLDAATASTAEDTIKETMADDTKQLLFDLSALEYLSSGGLRVILGAAKEIRRREGKVALAALKPYVYEIFEVSGFTAMIPIKDTVEEGLQDLAS; from the coding sequence ATGGAAATCGAGCACAGAGTGGAAAATGAAATCCTGATTTTTGCCATCAAAGGACGGCTGGATGCGGCAACAGCATCAACAGCAGAAGACACCATAAAAGAAACAATGGCGGATGATACCAAGCAACTGCTGTTTGATCTGAGTGCGCTTGAGTATCTAAGCAGTGGTGGCTTGCGCGTTATTCTGGGGGCTGCTAAAGAAATCAGGCGCCGGGAAGGTAAAGTAGCACTTGCCGCTCTAAAGCCGTATGTTTATGAAATTTTTGAGGTCAGCGGTTTCACGGCCATGATCCCCATCAAAGATACTGTTGAAGAAGGTCTCCAAGACCTAGCATCGTAG